GGACGTCGGAGAGGACGGCGACACGTTCGAGCATCAGCCCACCCTGCCCGTCCGGCCGCCGGCCGTCGAGGGATTCTGCGCCGGGCAGAACGACGACGGGGACCGCCCCGGAAGGCGGTCCCCGTCGATGTCCGGTGTGGGGTCAGACCCGCGCGCGGCGGGCCAGGCGCTCCGGGTCGAGGATGATGATGCTCTTGCCGTCCAGGCGCAGCCAGCCGCGCGAGGCGAAGTCGGCGAGCGCCTTGTTGACGGTCTCCCGGGAGGCGCCGACGAGCTGGGCGATCTCCTCCTGGGTCAGGTCGTGGGTCACCCGCAGCACGCCGCCGTCCCGGGTGCCGAACCGGCCGGCCATCTGGAGCAGGTTCTTGGCGACCCGACCCGGCACGTCCGTGAAGATCAGGTCGGCCAGCGAGTCGTTCGTCCGGCGCAGCCGGCGGGCCAGCACCCGCAGCAGTTGCTCGGCGATCTCCGGCCGGTTGTTCAGCCACGGCCGCAGCGCCTGCTTGCGCAGCCGCACCAGCCGGGTGTCGGTCACCGCGGTGGCCGTCGCCGTACGCGGGCCCGGGTCGAAGAGCGACAGCTCGCCGACCATGTCCGACGGGCCCATCACCGCGATCAGGTTCTGCCGGCCGTCCGCCGCGCGGCGGCCAACCTTGATCTTGCCGGACAGCAGGATGTAGAGACTGTCGCCGGGCTCGCCCTCGTTGAAGACGATCTCGCCCTTACGGACCTCGATCGTCTCCATCTCCTTGGCGAGCGCCTCGGCAGCCTCCGGGTCGACACCCTGGAAGATGCCGCTGCGGGCCAGTACCTCGTCCATCGGTCACCTCCGCCAGCGCGTGCCGTCCGTCGGCCGGGTCCGCCGTCCGCTGATCCCCTCGCGCGCCGCCAGTCTAGGCGCACGTGAGCGCGAATCAGCGGTGCACCCCTGGGATCATAGGCTGAGGGCGTGCTGAGCGAGCCCTTCCTGACCACCCGCCACGAGGACGGGTGGGACATCCCGCTGCTGGTGTGGCGGGCCGCCGAGCCGCTGCTGGCGGTCGGCACCACCCCGCTGGGCGGCGGGATCGGCGTACGACGGTGGGTGGTCAACGCGACCGTGCCGATGTCGTACCACCGGGACGACCCGGCCGCCCACCTGGCCGAACTGGCCGACGGGCTCGGCCTGGCCGGGCCCGGGGTCGGGCTGCTGACCGGGGTCGACGTGGCCGAGGTGGTGGCCCGGGTCGACACCGGCGTGCGGGTCTGGGCGACCGTCGGGCTCGGCACCCCGGTCTGGGCCGCCGCGCCGGCGCCGGCGACACCCGCGCAGCGGGTCGGCACGGTCAACATCGTCGTGTACGTCCCCGCCCGGCTCGGCGACGCGGCGCTGGTCAACGCCGTGGCCACCGCCACCGAGGCGAAGGCGCAGGCGATCTGGGAGCTCGGGCTGCCCGCCACCGGCACGCCCACCGACGCGGTCACCGTGCTCTGCCCCGCCGACGGCGAGCCGGCCCCGTACGGCGGCCCCCGGTCGACCTGGGGCGGCCCGCTGGCCCGGGCGGTGCACGCGGCCGTGCTCGCCGGCGGCGTCGGGCCCGTCGTGCCCTGGTCCGACCGCCGGACCGGATGACAAGCCCGGCGGGCGGTGCTTCGATCGGCCCGGGTTTCCGACCGATCGGCCCTCGTCGGAGCGTTTGCCGCGCGGTAGCGTCGCGGGCGATGTACGCTCCCGCCTCCGCCGCGCCCCGCCCGCGTCGCCGCCGCCTGGCCGCCGTCCTCGGCGCGCTGCTCGTCGCGTTCCTCGCCGCCGGCTGCGCCGACGACGCCGGCGGCCCGCCGGTCTGGCAGCAGGGCACGGGCGGTGGGTCGACCGGCTCGCCGGTTCCGCCCGACCCGGCGGACCCCGGACCGGCGGAGGCCGCCGGCAGCGCCATCTCGCTCGCGGCGACCGGCGACGTCATCATGGGCAACGCTCCGTCCCGGCTGCCGGCCAACGACGGCAAGGGCTTCTTCGACCAGGTCAAGGCGGCGCTCAAGGCCGACCTGGTGATGGGGAACCTGGAGGAGCCGCTCACCGAGGACACCGGTGCCGGCAAGTGCGGACCGAAGCCGCAGAACTGCTACCAGTTCCGGGCGCCCCCGGAGTACGCGGCGCACCTCCGCGACGCCGGCTTCGAGCTGCTCAACCAGGCCAACAACCACGGCTACGACTACGGCCCCAAGGGCTACCAGAACACCCAGCGGACGCTGGAGGAGCACGGCCTCAAGCACACCGGCGCGCCCGACCAGATCACCGTGGTCGAGGTCCACGGCGTCAAGGTCGCGGTGGTCGGCTTCTCGTCGTACGTCTGGTCCAACAGCCTGGTCGACATCGAGTCGGCGAAGCGGGTGGTGGCGAAGGCGGCCACCATGGCCGACCTGGTCGTGGTGCAGGTGCACATGGGTGCCGAGGGCGCCGACCGGAGCCACGTGAAGCCGGGCACCGAGATGTTCTTCGGCGAGAACCGGGGCGACCCGGTCCGCTTCTCGCACGCGGTCGTCGACGCCGGGGCGGACCTGGTCGTCGGGCACGGTCCGCACGTGCTGCGCGGGATGGAGTTCTACCGGGGGCGGCTGATCGCGTACAGCCTGGGCAACTTCGCCGGCGGCGGCAAGTCGCTGAACAGCTCCGGCCGGCTCGGCTGGGGCGGTGTGCTGAAGGTGTCCCTGAAGCCGGACGGCAGCTTCGCGGGCGGGACGTTCACCTCGACCGTCATGAACGGCGTGGGTCGGCCGTCGATCGACTCCGGGCACCAGGGTCTCGGGCTGGTCCGGGAGGTGAGCCGGGCCGACTTCCCGAAGACCGGGGCGCGGCTCGACACGGCGGGCCGGATCACCGCGCCGTAGGCCGGGTCGGGCGGTCCGCGCCCGCGTCGGCCCGCCGGGACGTCGCCCGCCCGACGTAGGCTGGCCGGCGTGACCACCAGTTCCCCCGAGACCGACCTCGGCCGTACGCGCCGCGCCCGGCGGATCGGCCGGGTGCTGACCGAGACGCACCCCGACGCGCACTGTGAACTCGACCACTCCAACGCGTTGGAGCTCGCCGTCGCCACGATCCTCTCCGCGCAGTGCACCGACAAGAAGGTCAACGAGGTCACCCCGAAGCTCTTCGCCCGCTACCGCAGCGCCGCCGACTACGCCGGGGCGGACCGGGCCGAGCTGGAGGAGCTGATCCGGCCGACCGGCTTCTACCGGAACAAGACCAGCTCCCTGATCAACCTCGGCCGGGCGCTCTGCGAGCGGTACGACGGCGAGGTCCCCGGCAAGCTGGCCGACCTGGTGACCCTCCCGGGGATCGGGCGCAAGACCGCCAACGTGATCCTCGGCAACGCCTTCGGCATCCCCGGCATCACCGTCGACACCCACTTCCAGCGGCTGGTGCAGCGGTGGAAGCTGACCACCGAGACCGACCCGGTCAAGATCGAGCATGCGATTGGGGCGCTCTACCCGAAGCGCGACTGGACCATGCTGTCGCACCGGATCATCTTCCACGGCCGGCGGGTCTGCCACGCCCGCAAGCCGGCCTGCGGCGCCTGCACGCTGGCGAAGCTCTGCCCGTCGTACGGGACCGGTCCGACCGAGTCGGCGGCGGCCGCGAAGCTGCTCAAGGGCCCCCGGGCCCGGGACCTGGCGGCGGCCGTCGGGATCGACCCGGAGCTGGTGCCGCAGCAGGCGGTCGCGGCGGAGGTGCCGTGAAGCGCCGACTCGCGGCCCTGCTCGTCCCGGCACTGCTGGCGGTCGCCGGCTGCACCGCCACCGACCAGCAGGCGGCCCCGGCGCCCGCCACCCGCGCCGAGCGGCCCGCGCCGTTCGCCGACTGCGCGGCGCTGACCGCCGCGCCGGCCTCGGCCGCCCCCGCGCCCACCAGCGGGCCGGGTCAGCCGCTGCCCGAGCTGACCCTGAACTGCTTCACCGGGGGCGCCCCGGTGGACCTGCGGGAGGTGAAGGGCCCTGCGGTGGTCAACGTCTGGGCGTCCTGGTGCCCGCCCTGCCGTAAGGAACTGCCCGCGTTCCAGCGGCTCAGCGAACGCGCCGCGGGCCGGTTCCAGGTGATCGGCGTGAACAGCCGGGACAGCCGTGGCGGGGCCCAGTCCATCGGCGAGGACTTCGGTGTCCGCTTCCCGATGCTGGTCGACCAGGGGGACGCCTTCGAGCGGGCGCTCAACCGGAACTCCTTTCCGCTCACCCTCTTCGTCGGCGCGGACGGCCGGGTCCGGCACACCGACGCCACCGGCGCGCTCGACGACGCCACGCTCACCGAGCTGGTCCGCACCCACCTCGGCGTGGCGGTCACCGCATGAACCGGCAACCGCCGCCGTGGCTGGATCCGCTGCTCGGCCGGCTCGGCACCGCCCGCGCCGAGGACTTCACCCGGCTCGCCACGCCGGAGAGCGGCGGCCGGGAGAGCGCGGTGCTGGTGCTGCTCGGCGAGGAGCCGGGCTCCGGCCCGGACGTGCTGGTCCTCCAGCGGGCCGCCACCCTGCGCAACCACGCCGGTCAGCCGGCCTTCCCGGGCGGCGCGGCCGACCCGGAGGACGCCGACGTCAGCGCCACCGCGCTGCGCGAGGCGAACGAGGAGGTCGGGCTCGACCCGGCCAGCGTCACCGTCCTGGCCCAACTGCCGAAGCTCTGGATCCCGGTCAGCGACTTCGTGGTCACCCCGGTGCTCGCCTGGTGGCACGCACCGCACCCGGTGCACCCGCGGGAGCCGGCCGAGGTCGCGCACGTGGCCCGGCTGCCGATCGCCGAGCTGGTCGACCCGCAGAACCGGATGCGGGTACGCCACCCGAGCGGCTGGATCGGCCCGGCCTTCTCGGCCCGGGGCATGCTTGTCTGGGGGTTCACCGCCGGTGTGCTGGCCACGCTGCTGGAGATGGGTGGCTGGGCCCGCCCGTGGCCGCGCGGCCGGGTGGTGGAACTGCCGCCGACCGCCGCCGCCCCGGCGCCGTCGGCCGGCACCGACGAGGTCGACGAGAGCCCCGTCCGCTGACCTGACGGTCACGTTGGGCGAGCGGCGGGCCGGTTCCGTGCCGGCTGCCCGTACCCTGGACGCGTGTCCGTCGTGGATCTCGTCCTGCTCCTGCTCATGCTCGTGTTCGCGGTCAGCGGATACCGCCAGGGCTTCGCCATCGGGGCGCTGTCGCTCTCCGGCTTCTTCCTGGGCGCGCTGATCGGCCTCCAGGTCGGCCCGCTGATCGCCCGGCAGTTCGTCGACAGCGGCATCCGCGTGTTGATCTCCCTGGTCGCGATCTTCGGGCTCGCCGTGCTCGGTCAGGCGCTCGCCGGCTGGCTCGGCTCGCACCTGCGCAAGACGATCACCAACGACGTGGCCAAGCGGCTCGACGACATCGGCGGGGCGATCGTGTCGCTCGTCGCAGTGATGCTGGTGGCCTGGCTGGTCGCGGTGCCGCTGGGCTCCTCCGCGGTGCCCGCGGTGGCCTCCTCGATCCGGAACAGCGCGCTGCTCACCGTGATCGACCGGATCCTGCCGGACAAGGCCCAGGAGCTTTCCACCGCGCTGCGGGACACCGTCGACACCAACGGCTTCCCGGACGTCTTCGGCGACCTCGCGCCGACCCGGGCCCGGCAGGTCTCCCCGCCCGACCCGGCGCTCGCCGGCTCCACGGTGGTGGCCAACAGCCAGCGGTCGGTGGTCAAGGTGCTCGGCTCCGCGCCGAGCTGCGCCCGCCGCATCGAGGGCTCCGGTTTCGTGTACGCGGACGACCGGGTGATGACCAACGCGCACGTGGTGGCCGGCACCCGATCCGTGGCGGTCGAGCTGCGCGGCGAGCGGTACGACGGCGAGGTGGTCGTCTACGACCCGGAGCGGGACCTGGCCGTGCTGCACGTGCCCGGGTTGCCCGGTCCGTCGCTGCGCTTCGCCGCCGGGCAGGCCGGTAGCGGCGCCGACGCGATCGTGCTGGGTTTCCCCCTCGACGGCCCGTACGACGCCCGGCCGGCCCGGGTCCGGGACGTGGACCGGATCACCGGGCCGGACATCTACTCCTCCGGGGACGTGACCCGGGAGATCTACACCATCCGGGCGCTGGTGCGCAGCGGGAACTCGGGGGGCCCGCTGGTCTCGGCGAACGGGCTGGTGCTCGGGGTGATCTTCGCGGCGGCGGCCGACGACCCGAACACCGGCTTCGCCGTGACGGCGGCGGAGGCGCGGCCGGTGGCACTGGCCGGCGCGGAGCGTGCCCGGGCGGTCGGCACCGGCGACTGCACCTGAGCCGACCGACGGCGCCCGACCGCGACGGACGCCGGGTCAGCCGCCCGCGGCGGCGGGGGCGGCCACGTCGTCACCCGAACGGGTGAGCGGCAGCTTCGACCGACCCCAGGTAAGCGTCCGGTCGAGTACCGCCCGGGCCATGATCGCCACGCAGGTCCCGCCGTTCAGGAACGACGCCACCACGTCGCTGGGGTGGTGCATGCCCCGGTACATCCGGGTGAGCGCGACCCCGACCGGCACCAGGACCAGCAGCGACCACCAGGCGATCTTCGCCGGGGTGCGCTTCGCCCGCAGCGCCAGCAGCACCGCGATGCCGACGTAGAGCGCCACCGCCGCGGAGGTGTGCCCGGACGGGAAGCTGGAGGTGGGCGGCGAGACGTCCATGTGCTCGACGGCCGGCCGGCGGCGGTCGATGGCCATGGTGGTGAACAGGAAGATCAGCGCCTGCGCGGTCACCGCGGCGCAGAGGAAGAGCGGCTCCCGC
The window above is part of the Micromonospora inositola genome. Proteins encoded here:
- a CDS encoding NUDIX hydrolase, with amino-acid sequence MNRQPPPWLDPLLGRLGTARAEDFTRLATPESGGRESAVLVLLGEEPGSGPDVLVLQRAATLRNHAGQPAFPGGAADPEDADVSATALREANEEVGLDPASVTVLAQLPKLWIPVSDFVVTPVLAWWHAPHPVHPREPAEVAHVARLPIAELVDPQNRMRVRHPSGWIGPAFSARGMLVWGFTAGVLATLLEMGGWARPWPRGRVVELPPTAAAPAPSAGTDEVDESPVR
- a CDS encoding adenosylcobinamide amidohydrolase: MLSEPFLTTRHEDGWDIPLLVWRAAEPLLAVGTTPLGGGIGVRRWVVNATVPMSYHRDDPAAHLAELADGLGLAGPGVGLLTGVDVAEVVARVDTGVRVWATVGLGTPVWAAAPAPATPAQRVGTVNIVVYVPARLGDAALVNAVATATEAKAQAIWELGLPATGTPTDAVTVLCPADGEPAPYGGPRSTWGGPLARAVHAAVLAGGVGPVVPWSDRRTG
- a CDS encoding MarP family serine protease, with product MSVVDLVLLLLMLVFAVSGYRQGFAIGALSLSGFFLGALIGLQVGPLIARQFVDSGIRVLISLVAIFGLAVLGQALAGWLGSHLRKTITNDVAKRLDDIGGAIVSLVAVMLVAWLVAVPLGSSAVPAVASSIRNSALLTVIDRILPDKAQELSTALRDTVDTNGFPDVFGDLAPTRARQVSPPDPALAGSTVVANSQRSVVKVLGSAPSCARRIEGSGFVYADDRVMTNAHVVAGTRSVAVELRGERYDGEVVVYDPERDLAVLHVPGLPGPSLRFAAGQAGSGADAIVLGFPLDGPYDARPARVRDVDRITGPDIYSSGDVTREIYTIRALVRSGNSGGPLVSANGLVLGVIFAAAADDPNTGFAVTAAEARPVALAGAERARAVGTGDCT
- a CDS encoding phosphatase PAP2 family protein translates to MSDVAVQVTKRVLLPLALLFAVMVGLGLLVTRVLTRTWPFTVEDTVNRELAADRTGGWNDVSLVFSTLASTQMIVVVTVLVALVLRLVLHRWREPLFLCAAVTAQALIFLFTTMAIDRRRPAVEHMDVSPPTSSFPSGHTSAAVALYVGIAVLLALRAKRTPAKIAWWSLLVLVPVGVALTRMYRGMHHPSDVVASFLNGGTCVAIMARAVLDRTLTWGRSKLPLTRSGDDVAAPAAAGG
- a CDS encoding TlpA family protein disulfide reductase translates to MKRRLAALLVPALLAVAGCTATDQQAAPAPATRAERPAPFADCAALTAAPASAAPAPTSGPGQPLPELTLNCFTGGAPVDLREVKGPAVVNVWASWCPPCRKELPAFQRLSERAAGRFQVIGVNSRDSRGGAQSIGEDFGVRFPMLVDQGDAFERALNRNSFPLTLFVGADGRVRHTDATGALDDATLTELVRTHLGVAVTA
- the nth gene encoding endonuclease III, which codes for MTTSSPETDLGRTRRARRIGRVLTETHPDAHCELDHSNALELAVATILSAQCTDKKVNEVTPKLFARYRSAADYAGADRAELEELIRPTGFYRNKTSSLINLGRALCERYDGEVPGKLADLVTLPGIGRKTANVILGNAFGIPGITVDTHFQRLVQRWKLTTETDPVKIEHAIGALYPKRDWTMLSHRIIFHGRRVCHARKPACGACTLAKLCPSYGTGPTESAAAAKLLKGPRARDLAAAVGIDPELVPQQAVAAEVP
- a CDS encoding Crp/Fnr family transcriptional regulator, which encodes MDEVLARSGIFQGVDPEAAEALAKEMETIEVRKGEIVFNEGEPGDSLYILLSGKIKVGRRAADGRQNLIAVMGPSDMVGELSLFDPGPRTATATAVTDTRLVRLRKQALRPWLNNRPEIAEQLLRVLARRLRRTNDSLADLIFTDVPGRVAKNLLQMAGRFGTRDGGVLRVTHDLTQEEIAQLVGASRETVNKALADFASRGWLRLDGKSIIILDPERLARRARV
- a CDS encoding CapA family protein, which gives rise to MYAPASAAPRPRRRRLAAVLGALLVAFLAAGCADDAGGPPVWQQGTGGGSTGSPVPPDPADPGPAEAAGSAISLAATGDVIMGNAPSRLPANDGKGFFDQVKAALKADLVMGNLEEPLTEDTGAGKCGPKPQNCYQFRAPPEYAAHLRDAGFELLNQANNHGYDYGPKGYQNTQRTLEEHGLKHTGAPDQITVVEVHGVKVAVVGFSSYVWSNSLVDIESAKRVVAKAATMADLVVVQVHMGAEGADRSHVKPGTEMFFGENRGDPVRFSHAVVDAGADLVVGHGPHVLRGMEFYRGRLIAYSLGNFAGGGKSLNSSGRLGWGGVLKVSLKPDGSFAGGTFTSTVMNGVGRPSIDSGHQGLGLVREVSRADFPKTGARLDTAGRITAP